A DNA window from Bdellovibrio sp. BCCA contains the following coding sequences:
- the yidD gene encoding membrane protein insertion efficiency factor YidD, translating to MFFVAAYRTLGTTHLGGSCRFEPSCSAYAVEAIKTHHTHKALWLITKRVCKCRPGGPYGYDPVPGGKIDATKE from the coding sequence ATGTTTTTCGTAGCGGCTTACCGAACCTTGGGGACTACTCATTTGGGTGGTTCTTGTCGCTTTGAACCCAGTTGTTCTGCCTACGCTGTTGAAGCTATCAAAACTCATCACACACATAAAGCTCTGTGGTTAATCACCAAAAGAGTATGCAAATGTCGTCCGGGCGGGCCTTATGGTTACGATCCGGTCCCTGGAGGGAAAATCGATGCAACAAAAGAATGA